One stretch of Balneolaceae bacterium DNA includes these proteins:
- a CDS encoding SDR family oxidoreductase, producing the protein MDLEIAEQRFIVCGASSGFGRAIAEQLLEEGAQVIAVARRQEKLEELSGDFPGQVTVVAGNLLQEDTHNEIEAAIGNDSLHGVVFNAGGPPALTPLETALVDWDKAYNKVMRWKVELALRLVSYFTANSYGRMLFIESQSVKQPLPKLVLSNAFRSGMVGFAKSLSLEVAGEGVTVNVLAPGSHNTPAIDRVISKEADDSDMSFEEMKADMEEAIPVGRMGEAGEIASLAAWLLSPKAGYVTGQTISHDGGSIKGLFG; encoded by the coding sequence ATGGACCTAGAGATTGCCGAACAGCGTTTTATCGTATGCGGAGCCAGCAGCGGCTTCGGACGCGCCATTGCCGAACAGCTGCTGGAGGAGGGCGCGCAGGTCATCGCCGTCGCCCGCCGCCAGGAAAAGCTGGAGGAACTCTCCGGGGACTTCCCCGGCCAGGTGACCGTGGTGGCCGGCAACCTGCTGCAGGAGGATACCCACAACGAAATCGAGGCGGCCATCGGCAACGACAGCCTGCACGGAGTGGTCTTCAACGCGGGAGGGCCGCCCGCACTGACTCCCCTGGAGACGGCCCTGGTGGACTGGGACAAAGCCTACAACAAAGTTATGCGCTGGAAGGTGGAACTGGCCCTGCGACTGGTCTCTTATTTCACCGCCAACAGCTACGGCCGCATGCTCTTCATCGAGAGCCAGTCGGTCAAGCAGCCCCTGCCCAAGCTGGTGCTCAGCAATGCCTTTCGCTCCGGCATGGTGGGCTTCGCCAAGAGCCTCTCTCTCGAGGTCGCCGGGGAGGGCGTGACCGTCAACGTTCTGGCGCCCGGTTCCCACAACACGCCCGCCATCGACCGCGTGATCAGCAAAGAGGCCGACGACAGCGACATGAGCTTCGAGGAGATGAAGGCCGACATGGAGGAGGCCATACCCGTGGGACGCATGGGAGAGGCGGGCGAGATCGCCAGCCTGGCGGCGTGGCTGCTTTCGCCGAAGGCCGGATACGTGACAGGACAAACCATAAGCCACGACGGCGGCAGCATCAAGGGACTTTTTGGTTAA
- a CDS encoding heavy metal translocating P-type ATPase produces MSDNGHTESPSPDGISSGLLRFEMAMTAVCTLSLASGFFGELLGLIGPAAANMFYMAAYAAGGYAGVRESLKALRHGELNVDLLMILAAAGAAVIGEWLEGAVLLFLFSLSNTLQYYAMGRSRRAIRSLMKLRPDRALKVFSDGREEEVPVEELSPGDRIRVKPGERIPMDGVVEEGESSVNQAAITGESMPVVKEEGDEVFAATLNGGGVLTLKVTRHAHETALAKILRMVEEAQGRKAETQRYLDDFESPYALGVILVTVGLILVPWLLLGEPFDPTFYRAMTVLVVASPCALIISTPASILSAIAIAARNGVLFKGGAFLEQAASIEMVAFDKTGTLTTGEPQVTDVLVTEAVRSGEDDPGEGVTEEEILALAASAEEHSEHHLAAAILEKARREGVTWKRAAEVQADAGKGITAIVEGREVRVGNRKMFPGVMENLPASLKERIEDLRREGKTYVFVERDGTVIGLIAMADTLREDAPGALQALRELGIKELVMLTGDLPSVAEAIGEKLGMDRIYAELLPNRKVELVRELAAGRPVAMVGDGVNDAPALAGSNIGIAMGAAGTDVALETADVVLMSDDLMKIPWLIQLSRRARRVVWQNIVFSLAVIAVLVASVFLFDLPLPLGVVGHEGSTLLVVLNGLRLLKSD; encoded by the coding sequence ATGTCTGACAACGGCCATACGGAATCCCCATCCCCCGACGGTATCTCATCTGGCCTCCTCCGGTTCGAGATGGCCATGACTGCAGTCTGCACGCTCAGCCTGGCCTCTGGATTTTTCGGGGAGCTGCTGGGCTTAATCGGGCCGGCCGCGGCGAATATGTTCTATATGGCCGCCTATGCCGCCGGCGGGTACGCCGGGGTCCGCGAGAGCCTGAAGGCACTCAGGCACGGCGAGCTGAATGTGGATTTGCTGATGATCCTGGCGGCGGCCGGCGCGGCGGTGATCGGCGAGTGGCTGGAGGGTGCGGTGCTTCTGTTTCTCTTTTCTCTTAGCAACACCCTGCAGTATTACGCCATGGGACGCAGCCGAAGGGCCATTCGCTCCCTGATGAAACTGAGGCCGGACCGGGCCCTGAAGGTCTTTAGTGACGGACGCGAAGAAGAGGTGCCTGTGGAGGAGCTCAGTCCCGGCGACCGGATCAGGGTGAAACCGGGCGAGCGCATCCCCATGGACGGGGTGGTGGAGGAAGGGGAGAGCAGCGTCAACCAGGCGGCTATTACCGGCGAGAGCATGCCCGTTGTCAAGGAGGAGGGGGACGAGGTCTTTGCGGCCACCCTCAACGGGGGAGGTGTGCTCACCCTCAAGGTTACCCGTCACGCCCACGAGACCGCCCTGGCCAAAATCCTGCGGATGGTGGAGGAGGCCCAGGGGCGCAAGGCCGAAACCCAGCGCTACCTCGACGACTTCGAGTCACCCTACGCCCTGGGCGTTATCCTGGTTACCGTTGGACTCATCCTGGTTCCATGGCTGCTGCTGGGCGAACCCTTCGATCCGACTTTTTACAGGGCCATGACCGTGCTGGTGGTCGCCTCCCCCTGCGCGCTGATCATCAGCACCCCTGCCAGCATCCTTTCGGCCATCGCCATCGCGGCCCGCAACGGGGTGCTCTTCAAGGGCGGGGCTTTCCTCGAGCAGGCCGCCTCCATTGAGATGGTGGCCTTTGACAAGACGGGAACGCTCACCACGGGCGAGCCGCAGGTCACCGACGTGCTGGTGACGGAGGCCGTTCGCTCCGGGGAGGACGATCCGGGAGAAGGTGTCACCGAAGAGGAGATTCTTGCCCTGGCTGCCTCCGCCGAGGAGCACTCCGAACACCACCTGGCGGCCGCCATCCTGGAGAAGGCCCGCCGGGAGGGCGTCACGTGGAAGCGCGCGGCGGAGGTACAGGCCGATGCGGGCAAGGGCATCACCGCCATAGTCGAAGGCCGAGAGGTGCGTGTGGGCAACCGGAAGATGTTTCCCGGCGTGATGGAGAATCTGCCCGCCTCCCTGAAGGAACGTATCGAGGATCTTCGCAGGGAGGGAAAGACCTACGTGTTCGTGGAGCGCGATGGAACAGTCATTGGCCTGATTGCCATGGCCGACACGCTAAGGGAGGATGCGCCCGGAGCCCTGCAGGCCCTGCGGGAGCTGGGCATTAAGGAGCTGGTGATGCTGACCGGAGATCTGCCCTCGGTGGCGGAGGCCATCGGAGAAAAGCTGGGCATGGACCGAATCTACGCCGAACTGCTGCCCAACCGCAAGGTGGAACTGGTGCGCGAGCTGGCGGCCGGTCGCCCCGTGGCCATGGTGGGGGACGGGGTCAACGACGCCCCCGCGCTGGCCGGCAGCAACATCGGCATCGCCATGGGAGCGGCGGGCACCGACGTGGCCCTGGAGACGGCCGACGTGGTGTTGATGTCGGACGACCTGATGAAAATACCATGGCTGATACAACTTTCCCGAAGGGCCAGGAGGGTGGTGTGGCAGAACATCGTCTTCAGCCTTGCGGTCATAGCCGTGCTGGTAGCCTCGGTCTTTTTGTTTGATCTGCCGCTGCCTCTGGGGGTGGTGGGGCACGAGGGAAGCACCCTGTTGGTCGTTCTCAATGGTCTTCGGCTTTTAAAGTCTGACTAA
- the typA gene encoding translational GTPase TypA translates to MSTDLRNIAIIAHVDHGKTTLVDQMLRQSGTFRENQQVRERVMDSGDLEREKGITISSKNTAIRWKGTKINIVDTPGHADFGGEVERILKMVNGVILLVDAAEGPLPQTKFVLRKSLRMGFRPIVVINKIDRKDARPDEVLNEIFDLFVILDADDDQLDFPLLYAVGLEGMAKRELEHEGGDLTPLFETIVEHVPAPEQQLDAPFKMLVSSIDWNDYVGRIAIGRVEQGRIRLNQEIALLDRKGNLKEKARATKLYTFSGLGREPVEEAVAGDIFAMAGYQQTDIGDTLTAASDMTALPYPDIDQPTMAMFFRVNDSPFSGLEGNYVTSNQIEDRLMREIRTNVAIKVEETSSPDIYRVAGRGELQLAVLIETMRREGYEFSVSRPEVLMKEIDGSIHEPFEEVVVDVHQDYANRVIDNLQKRRGLMTSMTSEGENNRLVFEAPSRGLIGFRGEMLTETRGTGVMHQQFEEYRPHAGEVPTRNRGALIALERGEVTSYALEGLQDRGTFFVNPGEAVYGGQVVGSNNRSDDLVVNVVKKKNLTNHRATQSADAVKIDPAKKMSLEQCIEFIARDELLEVTPESLRIRKLHLDPNERKRAEKKGLKEGLQA, encoded by the coding sequence ATGAGTACCGACCTGAGAAATATCGCCATTATCGCCCACGTGGACCACGGCAAGACCACCCTGGTGGACCAGATGCTGCGCCAGAGCGGCACCTTCCGGGAGAATCAGCAGGTGAGAGAGAGGGTGATGGACTCCGGCGACCTGGAGCGGGAGAAGGGTATCACCATCAGCTCCAAAAACACTGCCATACGCTGGAAAGGCACCAAGATCAACATCGTGGACACCCCGGGCCACGCCGATTTCGGCGGGGAGGTGGAGCGCATCCTCAAGATGGTGAACGGGGTGATCCTGCTGGTGGACGCCGCCGAGGGACCCCTCCCGCAGACCAAGTTTGTGCTTCGGAAGTCCCTGCGCATGGGCTTCCGGCCCATTGTGGTGATCAACAAGATCGACCGCAAGGACGCGCGCCCCGACGAGGTGCTCAACGAAATCTTCGATCTTTTCGTGATACTGGATGCCGACGACGATCAGCTCGACTTTCCCCTGCTATACGCCGTTGGACTGGAGGGCATGGCCAAGCGGGAGCTGGAACATGAGGGCGGGGACCTGACGCCTCTTTTCGAAACCATCGTGGAGCATGTGCCCGCCCCCGAACAGCAGCTCGACGCCCCATTCAAGATGCTGGTGAGCAGCATCGACTGGAACGACTACGTGGGACGCATCGCCATCGGCCGCGTGGAACAGGGACGCATTCGCCTGAACCAGGAGATTGCGCTGCTGGACCGCAAGGGCAACCTGAAGGAGAAGGCGCGCGCGACCAAGCTGTATACTTTTTCGGGACTGGGACGCGAACCGGTGGAGGAGGCCGTGGCGGGAGACATCTTCGCAATGGCCGGCTATCAGCAGACCGACATAGGCGACACGCTGACGGCGGCCTCCGACATGACGGCCCTGCCCTACCCGGACATCGACCAGCCCACCATGGCCATGTTCTTCCGGGTCAACGACTCGCCCTTCTCGGGCCTGGAAGGCAACTACGTGACCTCCAACCAGATCGAGGACCGCCTGATGCGCGAGATCCGCACCAACGTGGCCATCAAGGTGGAGGAGACCTCCAGTCCGGACATCTACCGGGTGGCCGGGCGGGGTGAGCTGCAGCTGGCCGTACTCATCGAGACCATGCGGCGCGAGGGCTACGAGTTTTCCGTCTCGCGACCGGAGGTTCTGATGAAGGAAATCGACGGGTCGATCCACGAGCCCTTCGAGGAGGTGGTGGTCGACGTGCACCAGGACTACGCCAATCGGGTGATCGACAACCTGCAGAAGCGCAGGGGTCTCATGACCTCGATGACCTCCGAGGGCGAGAACAACCGCCTGGTTTTTGAGGCGCCTTCGCGCGGACTCATCGGTTTTCGCGGGGAGATGCTCACTGAGACGCGCGGTACGGGCGTCATGCATCAGCAGTTCGAGGAATACCGTCCCCACGCCGGGGAGGTGCCCACCCGCAACCGCGGGGCGCTCATCGCCCTGGAGAGGGGAGAGGTGACCTCCTACGCCCTGGAGGGGTTGCAGGACCGCGGCACCTTCTTTGTGAATCCGGGCGAAGCGGTGTACGGGGGACAGGTGGTGGGCAGCAATAACCGATCCGACGACCTGGTGGTCAACGTGGTCAAGAAGAAGAATCTCACCAACCACCGCGCCACCCAGAGCGCCGACGCCGTCAAGATCGATCCCGCAAAGAAGATGAGCCTGGAGCAGTGCATCGAGTTTATTGCGCGCGACGAGCTGCTGGAGGTGACCCCGGAAAGCCTGCGCATCCGCAAGCTGCATCTCGATCCCAACGAGCGCAAGCGTGCAGAAAAGAAAGGACTGAAGGAGGGCCTGCAGGCCTAG
- a CDS encoding DUF2306 domain-containing protein, protein MNYLVHDATGAVHLAAAVVALVTGTWILFTPKGTERHRKIGYVYFGAMLTLNLTAFLIYRLFGGFGVFHVAAMLSLVTVVAGIIPAVRRTSKSWLMAHLAWMYWSVMGLYAAFVSEVLTRVPDTPFFGMVGYATGGIMLIGGYFYYTRRDHWAEKAFARYRPEAETGTGTGSESSAEAGRGANAES, encoded by the coding sequence CTACCGGCGCGGTGCACCTGGCGGCTGCCGTAGTCGCCCTCGTCACCGGCACCTGGATCCTCTTTACCCCCAAGGGAACCGAACGTCACCGCAAGATAGGCTACGTCTACTTCGGTGCCATGCTGACGTTGAACCTGACGGCCTTCCTCATCTACCGCCTTTTCGGGGGCTTCGGGGTCTTCCACGTCGCCGCCATGCTCAGCCTGGTGACCGTGGTGGCCGGCATTATCCCGGCCGTGCGGCGCACCTCAAAAAGCTGGCTCATGGCCCACCTGGCGTGGATGTACTGGTCGGTGATGGGACTCTACGCGGCCTTCGTGTCGGAGGTGCTTACGCGGGTGCCCGACACGCCTTTCTTTGGCATGGTGGGCTACGCCACCGGGGGAATCATGCTGATTGGCGGATACTTCTACTACACGCGCAGGGATCATTGGGCGGAGAAGGCGTTCGCTCGCTACCGGCCGGAGGCGGAGACGGGAACCGGGACCGGGTCTGAGTCCTCTGCTGAGGCCGGAAGGGGTGCCAATGCAGAATCCTAG
- a CDS encoding secondary thiamine-phosphate synthase enzyme YjbQ encodes MWHQQEITLSPKSRGYHLVTDEVLDQLEGLEHMERGLAHFFILHTSASLTLNENADPAVRRDFLSHFKRMVPEDTSLYEHTLEGPDDMTSHIKSSLLGHDLTVPVTNGRLNLGTWQGIWLCEHRNSGGSRRLVVTIHGKS; translated from the coding sequence ATGTGGCACCAACAGGAAATAACCCTTTCCCCAAAATCGCGCGGCTACCATCTGGTTACCGACGAGGTACTCGACCAGCTTGAGGGCCTGGAACATATGGAACGGGGACTGGCCCACTTTTTCATTCTGCATACAAGCGCCTCCCTCACACTGAACGAGAACGCCGATCCGGCGGTCCGGCGCGACTTCCTTTCGCACTTCAAGCGTATGGTCCCGGAAGACACCTCCCTCTACGAGCATACCCTGGAGGGACCGGACGACATGACCTCCCATATCAAAAGCTCCCTGCTGGGTCATGATCTGACCGTGCCTGTCACCAACGGCCGCCTGAACCTGGGCACCTGGCAGGGCATCTGGCTCTGCGAGCATCGCAACAGCGGGGGATCGCGCCGTCTGGTCGTGACCATCCATGGAAAGTCTTAA